The Echinicola rosea genome has a segment encoding these proteins:
- a CDS encoding restriction endonuclease subunit S, producing MEHMRTEKAFKYLNEVRFMTLSNWSVGSILSDKVFYKDGFKLEPIGNLILRNRDKEILEDDKAYKQVTIKLYGKGVIQRGDELIFGKHIGTKNQFRISEGQFIMSKIDARNGAFGIVPPELEGAITTQDFLSYNINTEKILPEFFNLITGTKHFAELCQKASSGTTGRQRVDEKAFLGFRIPVPNIDKQKLIINEHQKLINEANTFEESAKHLDEQKDLYLINELGLRKTGANKSKERFYTVNFENLGRWDVWNSSVSFQATKYKFQEFGSVILGKPKYGANTKAVLKKSDVRYIRITDINEEGHLNEEFASAQKVEEQYILEDFDFLIARSGNTVGKTFLYRNEIGKAIYAGYLVKYVLNQELVDPYYILYYTKSAPFKEWIASNQRISAQPNINGQEYLSAPFIIPNLEVQKRIASELSRIYEESRNMKVEALKRRKHAQEVFESAIFNVD from the coding sequence ATGGAGCATATGCGCACTGAGAAAGCCTTTAAATATCTCAATGAAGTACGCTTCATGACCCTCTCCAATTGGAGCGTGGGTTCTATTCTGAGCGACAAAGTTTTTTATAAAGATGGGTTCAAATTGGAACCTATCGGTAATCTCATTTTGCGTAATCGGGACAAAGAAATACTCGAAGACGACAAAGCGTACAAGCAAGTAACCATCAAGTTGTACGGCAAAGGCGTGATACAGCGAGGTGATGAACTGATTTTTGGTAAACACATTGGCACAAAGAATCAGTTCCGCATATCAGAAGGACAATTTATTATGAGCAAGATAGATGCTCGTAATGGAGCATTCGGTATTGTACCCCCTGAACTTGAAGGGGCAATCACAACGCAGGATTTTTTGAGCTACAACATCAATACAGAAAAGATTCTACCCGAATTTTTCAACCTCATCACAGGCACAAAACACTTTGCCGAATTGTGCCAAAAAGCCAGTTCAGGTACTACAGGCCGCCAACGGGTGGATGAAAAAGCTTTTTTAGGATTTAGGATTCCTGTGCCAAATATTGATAAACAAAAGTTGATTATCAATGAGCATCAAAAGCTTATAAACGAAGCAAACACTTTTGAAGAAAGTGCAAAGCATTTAGATGAACAAAAAGATCTCTACTTGATTAACGAACTTGGATTGAGGAAAACTGGAGCCAATAAATCGAAAGAAAGATTCTATACAGTCAATTTCGAAAATTTAGGTCGCTGGGATGTATGGAATTCATCGGTTTCATTTCAGGCTACCAAATATAAATTTCAAGAATTTGGTTCGGTTATATTGGGAAAGCCAAAATATGGAGCAAATACAAAAGCTGTATTGAAAAAGTCGGATGTTCGATATATTAGAATTACTGATATTAATGAGGAGGGGCATTTAAACGAAGAATTCGCTTCAGCTCAGAAAGTAGAAGAACAGTACATACTTGAAGATTTTGATTTTTTAATTGCTAGATCGGGTAATACAGTAGGAAAAACCTTCTTGTATAGAAATGAGATTGGAAAGGCTATTTATGCAGGATACTTGGTGAAATACGTATTGAATCAGGAGTTGGTAGACCCTTACTATATTCTTTACTATACAAAATCAGCACCCTTCAAAGAATGGATAGCTTCAAATCAGAGAATTTCTGCCCAGCCTAATATAAACGGACAAGAATATTTATCAGCCCCCTTCATTATTCCAAACTTGGAGGTGCAAAAAAGAATTGCCTCTGAATTAAGTAGAATTTATGAAGAATCTAGGAATATGAAGGTGGAAGCACTCAAAAGAAGAAAACACGCTCAAGAAGTATTCGAATCAGCAATCTTTAATGTTGACTAA
- a CDS encoding ParA family protein translates to MDTKKRTLFIAFSSQKGGVGKSTFTTLAASTLHYRLGYNVAVFDADFPQHSLMKMKKRDLAMVMENEALKMLAYKQFTTINKKAYPIMQHRADSVLEAAQEFANTSSVPLDVIFFDLPGTVNTPGILKALAGMHHIFTPITADRVVMESTLIFTQLLQDVIMKKGETSIETINLFWNQVDGRERTPLYAVYHNLIHQLGLSLMQSQVKNSTRFRKESEVNSKTVFRSTVMPPDERLMKACQLDLFISEFLKIIQL, encoded by the coding sequence ATGGACACAAAAAAGAGAACTCTGTTTATCGCCTTTTCTTCTCAAAAAGGAGGGGTTGGCAAAAGCACATTTACGACGCTTGCAGCGAGTACCCTGCACTATCGCTTAGGTTACAATGTAGCCGTATTTGATGCAGATTTTCCGCAGCACAGCCTGATGAAAATGAAGAAAAGGGATTTGGCCATGGTCATGGAAAACGAGGCTTTGAAAATGCTGGCATACAAACAATTTACGACCATCAATAAAAAGGCCTATCCCATTATGCAGCACAGAGCTGACAGTGTGTTGGAAGCGGCTCAGGAGTTTGCAAATACTTCGTCTGTTCCTCTTGATGTGATTTTCTTTGACCTGCCCGGAACGGTCAACACGCCCGGAATCCTGAAGGCATTGGCTGGAATGCACCACATTTTCACCCCCATTACGGCAGACCGTGTGGTAATGGAAAGTACGCTCATCTTCACTCAGCTTTTGCAGGACGTGATTATGAAAAAGGGAGAAACTTCCATCGAAACCATTAACCTCTTCTGGAATCAGGTTGATGGCAGGGAAAGGACGCCGCTATACGCCGTATATCACAATCTCATCCATCAATTAGGGTTGAGTCTGATGCAGAGCCAAGTCAAGAACAGTACACGCTTTCGTAAAGAAAGCGAAGTGAACAGCAAGACCGTTTTCCGCTCTACCGTAATGCCTCCCGATGAACGCTTGATGAAAGCCTGCCAGTTAGACCTGTTCATCAGCGAATTTTTGAAAATCATTCAATTATAG
- the mobA gene encoding conjugal transfer protein MobA, with translation MNENNKKQVKKTGRRPKKDPAKIRYTISFNQERHARFLALFDKSSMQVKAHFIMSCIFNNTVKTIQIDKGTVDFYMRLTSFHSQFRSVGVNYNQVVKLLYRHFSEKKAAAYLYKLEKQTAEMAVLCQKIIQISAEFDAKYLKKQR, from the coding sequence ATGAATGAGAACAACAAAAAACAAGTGAAAAAGACCGGACGCCGGCCAAAAAAGGATCCGGCGAAGATTCGGTACACCATTTCCTTTAATCAAGAACGACACGCTCGATTTCTTGCTCTTTTTGACAAATCGAGTATGCAGGTAAAGGCACATTTTATAATGTCCTGTATCTTCAACAACACGGTAAAGACCATTCAAATTGACAAAGGAACGGTGGATTTTTATATGCGTTTGACTTCCTTTCATAGTCAATTCCGCTCCGTTGGCGTGAATTATAATCAGGTGGTGAAACTGCTGTACCGTCATTTTTCCGAGAAAAAAGCAGCAGCATATCTGTATAAACTGGAAAAACAGACGGCTGAAATGGCGGTGCTTTGTCAAAAAATCATTCAGATAAGCGCGGAGTTTGATGCAAAATATCTGAAAAAACAGCGGTAA
- the mobB gene encoding conjugal transfer protein MobB, producing MIAKIGRSANLYGALAYNQLKVEQENGKILFANKMIENASGHYSVPQLAQSFAPYLIANRNTEKHTLHISLNPDPKDKVSDEKFRKMAEEYMRGMGYGEQPFVVFKHTDIDRSHIHIVSVCVDEQGKKISDKFEKVRSMKVCRELESKYGLIPATDKERRLNEKIFRPVDYRAGDIKSQIASVVRHLPSYYQFQTLGEYNALLSLFNITTEKVEGELQGKPQQGLLYIPLNEKGEKSGHPFKASLFGKNAGIPALELHFAKCKTALKNDPSKQTLKAAVTIALKNTSDEQAFKKQLAEQGINVVARRNDTGRIYGMTFIDHNSKTVWNGSRLGKEFSANTFNGYWNHNIKPDIKEPALAPSKLSTSNDAVLPAEEPHHLFNFLNTSEKPESGLIEALGGLLPEAQGEDYEEQAFANRMKKRKKRRRGHQ from the coding sequence ATGATTGCGAAGATCGGTAGAAGCGCAAATTTATATGGGGCATTGGCGTACAATCAGCTTAAAGTGGAGCAGGAAAACGGTAAGATTTTGTTTGCCAATAAGATGATTGAAAACGCAAGCGGGCATTATTCCGTGCCACAATTAGCCCAATCTTTTGCTCCTTATCTGATTGCCAACCGCAATACCGAAAAACATACTCTGCATATTTCCCTTAATCCGGACCCGAAAGACAAGGTAAGCGACGAGAAGTTCCGGAAGATGGCGGAAGAATATATGCGGGGAATGGGTTACGGTGAACAGCCTTTTGTCGTATTCAAGCATACCGATATTGACCGAAGCCATATCCATATCGTATCGGTCTGCGTGGACGAGCAGGGCAAAAAGATTTCTGACAAGTTTGAGAAAGTGCGGTCGATGAAGGTATGCCGCGAATTGGAAAGCAAGTACGGTCTGATACCTGCAACCGATAAGGAACGACGGCTGAACGAAAAGATTTTCCGTCCGGTGGACTACCGAGCAGGTGATATAAAAAGTCAAATCGCTTCGGTTGTTCGCCACTTGCCCAGCTATTACCAGTTCCAGACTTTGGGAGAATACAATGCTTTGCTTTCCCTATTCAATATAACTACTGAAAAAGTGGAGGGCGAATTACAGGGAAAGCCCCAACAAGGTTTATTGTACATTCCCTTAAATGAAAAAGGTGAAAAATCCGGACATCCGTTCAAGGCTTCGCTTTTCGGGAAGAATGCTGGGATTCCGGCTTTGGAATTGCATTTTGCAAAATGTAAAACGGCATTAAAAAACGACCCAAGCAAGCAGACCTTAAAAGCAGCCGTTACCATTGCCCTGAAAAACACAAGCGATGAGCAGGCTTTTAAAAAGCAGTTAGCTGAACAGGGCATTAACGTAGTGGCACGGAGAAATGATACCGGGCGTATTTATGGAATGACGTTCATTGACCACAATTCCAAGACGGTCTGGAACGGCTCACGATTAGGAAAGGAATTTTCTGCCAACACCTTTAATGGTTACTGGAACCACAATATCAAACCGGATATAAAAGAGCCTGCCCTGGCACCATCCAAACTATCCACATCAAATGATGCTGTTCTTCCTGCCGAAGAACCGCACCACTTGTTCAACTTCTTGAATACTTCTGAAAAGCCTGAAAGTGGCCTAATCGAAGCATTGGGTGGATTGCTGCCAGAAGCGCAAGGCGAAGATTATGAGGAACAGGCTTTTGCTAATAGGATGAAGAAAAGAAAAAAACGCCGAAGAGGTCATCAATAG
- a CDS encoding AAA family ATPase, with product MKLLKLDIKNFKLFENLSIDFQDSGHIAVFIGKNGSGKTTLVEAITQIFSGLLGTKDFKSLENEEFNFQFSITYLLRREKITETSMYGESFVNYIGVEFSYEDNLHVKLFEGNDTIEGLPKIEKHLRNKGEELAYILPDNFVVYYSGISNSIFEIYNKFQRELITGTLTGEVKFDQPFYYFLPQNLPAILIGLLSYEYGGVPETLQKQFGISGFSSIQLNFKKPSWAKSKSTPEDFWGAMGELNQFMNILKGATMTKFQSDSITFSISDKSQLENIWSFYGTEKRLFEYLVSLQSNDFLESIDLNLIKNGREVGYDNLSEGEKQLLIITGLKELLAADNSLFLLDEPDTYLHPEWKREFVYNLFKEEEDLFKNFSIITTHSPNVLSALKKGQLNVLVNEDGKSRIKNISFNPYGKPVDDILTDFFDLEGLRYKKVQQQLNDIWDFIRANNYKSAEFKKLFTELEKDLGKSDKALTDIRLEITKRNKLNEKDK from the coding sequence ATGAAATTACTCAAATTAGATATAAAGAATTTTAAGCTTTTCGAAAATCTCTCAATTGATTTTCAGGATAGTGGTCATATCGCTGTTTTCATAGGTAAAAATGGTTCAGGAAAGACTACCCTAGTAGAAGCAATCACCCAGATATTCTCTGGGCTATTAGGTACAAAGGATTTTAAGTCTCTGGAAAATGAAGAATTTAATTTTCAATTTTCCATTACCTACCTACTGAGAAGAGAAAAAATCACAGAAACATCTATGTATGGTGAATCCTTTGTAAACTACATAGGTGTAGAATTCTCTTATGAAGATAACCTACATGTCAAATTATTTGAGGGGAACGATACTATAGAGGGTTTACCCAAAATAGAGAAGCATTTGCGAAATAAAGGGGAAGAGTTAGCTTACATTCTGCCTGACAACTTTGTAGTTTACTACTCTGGCATCTCCAACAGTATTTTTGAAATCTATAATAAGTTTCAGAGAGAATTAATTACTGGTACACTTACCGGAGAAGTTAAGTTTGATCAGCCTTTTTATTATTTCCTACCTCAGAACTTACCTGCTATTTTGATTGGGCTATTGAGTTATGAGTATGGTGGCGTGCCAGAGACTTTACAAAAGCAATTTGGGATTAGTGGGTTTTCTTCTATTCAACTGAATTTCAAAAAGCCAAGTTGGGCAAAGTCCAAATCCACGCCTGAAGACTTTTGGGGAGCAATGGGAGAACTAAATCAGTTCATGAATATCTTGAAAGGAGCAACTATGACAAAATTTCAGTCAGACTCAATCACCTTTAGTATATCAGATAAATCACAACTCGAAAATATTTGGAGCTTTTACGGTACGGAAAAAAGACTTTTTGAGTACTTGGTTTCTTTGCAATCCAATGATTTTCTTGAAAGCATCGATCTTAACTTGATTAAAAATGGTCGAGAGGTTGGTTACGACAACCTGAGTGAAGGAGAAAAACAGTTACTGATTATTACTGGCTTAAAAGAATTACTTGCTGCTGATAATAGCTTGTTTTTATTGGATGAACCAGACACTTATCTTCATCCGGAATGGAAGCGTGAATTTGTGTACAACCTATTCAAGGAAGAGGAAGATTTATTCAAGAATTTCTCCATCATAACTACCCATTCACCAAATGTACTTTCTGCATTAAAAAAAGGTCAACTGAATGTTCTTGTAAATGAAGATGGCAAATCTAGGATTAAGAATATTTCATTTAATCCTTATGGTAAACCAGTTGACGACATATTAACAGATTTCTTTGATTTAGAAGGATTGCGCTATAAAAAGGTGCAACAGCAGCTAAATGATATTTGGGACTTTATCAGGGCTAATAATTATAAATCAGCAGAGTTCAAGAAACTTTTCACAGAACTAGAAAAAGATCTCGGTAAATCGGATAAGGCACTAACGGATATAAGACTTGAAATAACAAAAAGGAATAAGCTCAATGAGAAAGATAAATAA
- a CDS encoding helix-turn-helix domain-containing protein, with amino-acid sequence MHFGERIRELRESQGLLQRQLAANLEIDTPMFSKIERGERNAKREQVIALAKLLNANEDELLTIWLSDKIIENVGDETAALAALKHAEQELKKKSK; translated from the coding sequence ATGCACTTTGGTGAACGTATTAGAGAGCTGCGAGAAAGCCAGGGGCTTTTGCAGCGACAATTAGCGGCCAATCTTGAAATAGACACTCCCATGTTTAGCAAGATTGAGCGTGGGGAGAGAAATGCAAAGAGAGAACAGGTCATAGCCTTGGCCAAATTACTGAATGCCAATGAAGATGAATTGTTGACAATTTGGCTATCCGATAAAATCATTGAGAACGTTGGGGATGAAACAGCTGCATTGGCAGCACTTAAACATGCCGAACAAGAATTAAAAAAGAAATCGAAATAA
- a CDS encoding N-6 DNA methylase gives MAIEIKKNGNKIFAPLIGKELICTPEEEVRQEYIIHLVNKYGYSLDQMAQEVKVNNSKRGQGKARADIVIWKTKEDRNSDNSPVIVIECKAEQITIHEEDYYQGYNYASWAGADFFVTTNLKDTKFFRVVKGKMPKKLEEVVEIPNATELFDKKKIEELLTKTKAFTRDEFSKLLFKCHNIIRNNDKLSPEAAFDEISKILFMKIRYEREQAKTKALFSRKEFEDLKSAYEKITGKDSLPFYQHFFEKTKEVFKTDEIFDPNDSIKIRETSFLQIVKELEKYNLSDTSDDIKGIAFEEFLGRTFRGELGQFFTPRTIVDYMVDVLDPEEGEIICDPCCGSGGFLIKAFEYVREKIERDVQKQKEKIKELYFGQDYEKLPENKQEEIAKRVDDLFVKLNFELDIHNPKGRLKTLSYDCIFGTDANPRMARTAKMNMIMHGDGHGGVHHHDGLLNVNGIFDGRFDVILTNPPFGSRVNKTLKVTPSDVPNEDKIRFYEDRYGSHYRQTVVKQIQDWATYDNGHGKSRGKALLDIFDVGAWSGLTEVLFMERCLNLLKPGGRLGIVLPEGVLNNSALQKIREYIEGKAKIINITSIPQDVFIASGATVKPSLLFLKKFSEEELANYQKITEETTKEIKDKYQPKLDELKATFKKEEKKLKESKSAKELRELKKKYTEDVRQIEDLIAAEIKPLVKERFDYPIPVIEVEKAGISSTGAPCENELEEVAVEFRAYRKKAKLWAEPRKETQYPVDDDGNISRLQLIDGNIVSEPEIFYGAYAH, from the coding sequence ATGGCTATAGAAATCAAAAAAAACGGTAACAAGATTTTTGCCCCATTGATCGGCAAAGAATTAATCTGTACCCCGGAAGAAGAAGTCAGACAGGAGTATATCATTCACCTAGTGAATAAATATGGCTATTCCCTAGATCAAATGGCTCAGGAAGTAAAAGTCAATAATTCCAAAAGAGGTCAAGGAAAAGCCAGAGCAGACATCGTCATTTGGAAAACGAAAGAAGATCGCAACTCGGATAACAGTCCGGTGATTGTAATTGAATGTAAGGCCGAACAAATTACAATCCACGAAGAAGATTACTATCAGGGCTACAACTATGCTTCATGGGCAGGTGCAGATTTCTTTGTTACCACCAATCTAAAAGACACCAAATTCTTTAGGGTAGTGAAAGGCAAAATGCCTAAAAAGCTAGAAGAGGTAGTTGAAATTCCAAATGCCACTGAGCTTTTTGATAAAAAGAAAATTGAAGAGCTTTTAACCAAAACAAAGGCATTTACAAGGGACGAGTTTAGTAAGCTGCTTTTCAAATGTCACAACATCATCCGTAACAATGACAAGCTTTCCCCAGAGGCTGCATTTGATGAGATCAGCAAAATTCTCTTCATGAAAATTCGCTACGAAAGAGAACAAGCCAAAACAAAAGCGCTGTTCTCCAGAAAAGAATTTGAAGATTTGAAATCTGCCTATGAAAAAATCACAGGAAAGGATTCCCTTCCCTTCTACCAACACTTTTTCGAAAAGACAAAAGAAGTATTCAAAACAGATGAAATCTTCGACCCTAATGACAGTATAAAAATTAGGGAAACCAGCTTCCTACAAATCGTGAAGGAATTGGAGAAATACAACCTCTCTGATACTTCTGATGACATCAAAGGAATTGCCTTTGAAGAGTTTTTGGGAAGAACCTTCAGAGGTGAGTTAGGTCAATTTTTTACACCACGAACCATTGTGGACTATATGGTTGACGTGCTTGATCCAGAAGAAGGTGAAATTATTTGCGATCCTTGCTGTGGTAGTGGTGGATTCCTCATTAAAGCATTTGAATATGTAAGGGAAAAAATTGAGAGGGATGTTCAAAAACAAAAAGAAAAAATAAAGGAGCTTTACTTTGGTCAAGATTACGAGAAGTTACCAGAAAATAAACAAGAGGAAATTGCAAAGCGTGTAGATGACTTATTTGTCAAGCTCAATTTTGAATTGGATATACACAATCCTAAAGGCCGACTTAAAACGCTTTCTTACGATTGCATTTTTGGAACAGATGCCAACCCAAGAATGGCTCGAACCGCCAAAATGAATATGATTATGCATGGGGATGGTCATGGTGGAGTGCATCATCATGATGGATTACTCAATGTCAACGGCATATTTGATGGACGTTTTGATGTCATACTTACCAATCCTCCTTTTGGTTCCAGAGTCAACAAAACATTGAAAGTAACTCCTTCTGATGTTCCCAATGAGGATAAAATCAGATTTTATGAAGATCGTTACGGAAGTCATTACAGACAGACTGTTGTTAAGCAAATACAAGATTGGGCAACCTATGATAATGGCCACGGTAAAAGCCGAGGAAAAGCCTTATTAGATATTTTTGATGTGGGTGCATGGAGTGGTTTGACAGAAGTGCTATTTATGGAAAGATGCCTCAACCTTCTAAAACCAGGCGGTAGATTGGGTATTGTATTGCCCGAAGGAGTTTTAAACAACAGTGCCCTTCAAAAAATTAGAGAATACATTGAAGGAAAGGCTAAGATTATCAACATCACTTCTATCCCTCAGGATGTATTCATTGCCTCAGGTGCTACGGTAAAACCAAGCTTACTATTCCTTAAAAAGTTCAGTGAAGAAGAGTTGGCTAACTATCAAAAAATCACAGAGGAAACCACCAAAGAGATTAAAGACAAATACCAGCCAAAACTGGATGAATTGAAAGCGACTTTCAAAAAAGAAGAGAAGAAATTGAAAGAAAGTAAATCAGCAAAAGAGCTTCGGGAGTTGAAAAAGAAATATACAGAAGATGTAAGGCAAATTGAAGACCTCATTGCTGCGGAAATTAAACCGCTTGTGAAAGAACGTTTCGATTATCCTATTCCGGTTATTGAAGTAGAAAAGGCAGGTATATCCAGTACAGGTGCGCCCTGCGAAAATGAGTTGGAAGAAGTGGCTGTAGAGTTTAGAGCCTACAGAAAAAAAGCCAAGCTCTGGGCTGAACCTAGAAAAGAAACACAATATCCTGTTGATGATGATGGTAACATTTCAAGACTACAGTTGATTGATGGCAACATTGTAAGTGAACCTGAAATATTTTATGGAGCATATGCGCACTGA
- a CDS encoding DUF3408 domain-containing protein — MENDHKRKATPDINEELMMNLMVDGVKKEGIRLPPEPPEVREKEVAKEGVKREESPRNKAVQREKSRARKNLDGSYGDHFLKSHAMTKRGDKSIYIRQEYHERLSRIVRVIGKDEIPLYAYLDNILEHHFEMFEKAITDDFNENFKPIF, encoded by the coding sequence ATGGAGAACGATCATAAAAGAAAAGCCACGCCGGATATTAATGAGGAACTGATGATGAACCTGATGGTCGATGGCGTCAAAAAAGAAGGGATACGGCTTCCTCCTGAACCACCCGAAGTTCGGGAAAAGGAAGTGGCAAAAGAAGGCGTAAAACGGGAAGAATCACCACGGAACAAAGCTGTTCAAAGAGAAAAGAGCCGGGCGAGGAAAAATCTTGACGGAAGTTACGGCGACCATTTTTTGAAAAGCCACGCCATGACAAAGCGCGGTGATAAAAGCATTTATATCCGGCAAGAATACCACGAACGATTATCCCGTATTGTCCGGGTTATTGGAAAAGATGAAATACCCCTGTATGCCTATCTTGACAACATTCTGGAGCATCATTTTGAAATGTTTGAGAAAGCGATTACGGATGATTTCAATGAAAATTTTAAACCCATTTTTTAA
- the mobC gene encoding conjugal transfer protein MobC — MQGEDDLRGLAKIMAFMRAVSILLVLMHLYWFCYGFFSEHGWILEIINKILGNFNRTAGLFSHPLYTKLFALVLLALSCLGTKGVKNEKITWSKIFVALGIGFVLFFLNTPLLKLSPVAGTSLYILTLAAGYIALLMAGVWMHRLLNNNLMDDVFNSENESFMQETRLMENEYSINLPTKFWYSKKQHNGWINVVNPFRATIVLGTPGSGKSYAIVNNYIKQQIEKGFSLYIYDFKFDDLSTIAYNHLLKHSDKYKVKPKFYVINFDDPRRSHRCNPLNPDFMTDISDAYEAAYTIMLNLNRSWIQKQGDFFVESPIILLAAIIWFLKIYDNGKYCTFPHAIELLNKKYADVFTILTSYPELENYLSPFMDAWQGGAQDQLQGQIASAKIPLSRMISPQLYWVMTGDDFSLDINNPAAPKILCVGNNPDRQNIYSAALGLYNSRIVKLINKKGQLKSSVIIDELPTIYFRGLDNLIATARSNKVAVCLGFQDFSQLTRDYGDKESKVIQNTVGNVFSGQVVGETAKNLSERFGKVLQKRQSLTINRNDKSTSISTQMDSLIPASKISTLTQGMFVGSVSDNYDERIEQKIFHAEIVVDNEKVAAETKAYREIPQILSFVDEQGEDKMKEQIENNYRQIKSDILGIVGNELERIKNDPSLQHLVVKESENKNNG, encoded by the coding sequence ATGCAGGGAGAAGACGATTTACGGGGGCTGGCCAAAATCATGGCTTTTATGCGTGCGGTAAGTATCCTTTTGGTGTTGATGCACCTTTATTGGTTTTGCTACGGTTTCTTTTCAGAGCATGGTTGGATACTGGAAATCATCAACAAAATATTAGGAAATTTCAACCGGACGGCGGGCTTGTTTTCACATCCCCTTTATACTAAACTGTTTGCATTGGTTTTGCTGGCATTAAGCTGTCTGGGTACCAAAGGTGTCAAGAACGAGAAGATAACCTGGAGCAAGATCTTTGTTGCTTTGGGAATTGGGTTTGTATTGTTTTTCCTGAATACGCCACTCTTGAAGCTATCGCCAGTCGCTGGGACTTCCCTTTATATACTCACCCTTGCTGCCGGATACATTGCCCTATTGATGGCGGGTGTTTGGATGCACCGCCTGCTTAACAACAACCTTATGGATGATGTGTTCAACAGCGAAAACGAAAGTTTCATGCAGGAAACCAGATTGATGGAAAACGAGTATTCCATTAACCTGCCTACCAAATTCTGGTACAGCAAGAAACAGCACAACGGCTGGATCAATGTTGTCAATCCTTTTCGGGCTACGATAGTACTCGGAACCCCGGGATCAGGAAAATCGTATGCCATCGTAAACAACTACATCAAGCAGCAGATCGAGAAAGGTTTCTCCCTGTATATCTATGATTTTAAGTTTGACGACCTTTCCACCATTGCCTACAACCATTTATTGAAGCACAGCGATAAGTACAAGGTAAAACCGAAGTTTTACGTCATCAACTTTGACGACCCACGGAGAAGCCATCGTTGTAATCCGTTGAACCCCGACTTTATGACGGACATATCCGATGCTTACGAGGCAGCTTATACCATCATGCTAAACCTGAACCGTAGCTGGATACAAAAGCAGGGAGATTTCTTTGTGGAATCCCCAATTATATTGCTTGCAGCGATCATCTGGTTTCTCAAAATTTATGATAATGGAAAATACTGTACGTTTCCACACGCTATCGAGTTGTTGAATAAAAAATACGCAGACGTTTTCACGATCTTGACTTCCTATCCTGAACTGGAAAATTATCTATCGCCCTTTATGGATGCCTGGCAAGGTGGCGCACAAGATCAGTTACAAGGGCAGATTGCTTCGGCAAAAATCCCCTTGTCAAGGATGATCAGTCCGCAGTTGTATTGGGTAATGACCGGAGACGATTTTTCGCTGGACATCAATAATCCGGCAGCGCCAAAAATTCTATGTGTGGGAAACAATCCCGACCGGCAAAATATTTACTCGGCAGCGTTGGGCTTGTACAATTCAAGGATTGTCAAGCTTATCAACAAAAAAGGGCAATTGAAAAGCTCCGTGATCATAGATGAGCTGCCCACGATTTATTTCAGGGGGTTGGATAACTTAATCGCAACTGCCAGAAGTAATAAAGTGGCTGTATGTTTGGGATTTCAGGATTTTTCGCAACTAACCCGTGACTACGGCGATAAGGAAAGCAAAGTGATACAAAATACCGTTGGTAATGTATTCAGTGGTCAGGTGGTTGGTGAAACCGCCAAGAATCTTTCGGAACGCTTTGGCAAGGTATTGCAGAAACGCCAGAGCCTGACCATTAATCGAAACGACAAATCAACCTCCATATCCACTCAAATGGACAGCTTGATACCTGCTTCCAAAATCTCAACGCTTACGCAGGGGATGTTCGTGGGATCAGTATCGGATAATTACGATGAACGCATTGAGCAAAAGATTTTTCACGCTGAAATTGTCGTGGACAATGAAAAGGTTGCCGCCGAAACCAAAGCGTATCGGGAGATACCTCAGATTCTTTCTTTCGTTGATGAGCAGGGAGAGGATAAGATGAAAGAACAGATTGAAAACAATTACCGCCAGATAAAATCGGACATTTTGGGTATTGTCGGGAACGAGCTGGAGCGAATCAAAAATGATCCAAGCTTGCAGCATCTTGTTGTGAAAGAGAGCGAAAACAAAAATAACGGGTAG